In Romboutsia lituseburensis, a genomic segment contains:
- the rpoB gene encoding DNA-directed RNA polymerase subunit beta, translated as MPHPVTIGKRTRMSFSKIKEIADVPNLIELQVDSYKWFIEEGLKEVFEDISPIEDYTGNLILEFVDYSLEDKPKYDIEECKDRDATYCAPLKVKVRLINKETGEIKEQEVFMGDFPLMTEKGTFIINGAERVIVSQLVRSPGVYYALERDKTGKKLISSTVIPNRGAWLEYETDSNDVISVRVDRTRKQPVTVLLRALGIGTDAEIIDLLGEDERLAATLEKDNTTSVEEGLIEIYKKLRPGEPPTVESASSLLNALFFDPKRYDLAKVGRYKFNKKLALCYRIMNKVSAEDIVNQETGEVFVKAGEKISYETAVEIQNAGINVVNLLVDDEKNVKVIGNNFVDIKSHISFDIDELNIKEKVHYPTLKEIMEEYSDEEEIKEAIKSRIKELIPKHILLDDIIASINYEFNIFHNIGNIDDIDHLGNRRIRSVGELLQNQVRIGLSRMERVIKERMTVQDMEAITPQALVNIRPVSAAIKEFFGSSQLSQFMDQTNPLSELTHKRRLSALGPGGLSRERAGFEVRDVHHSHYGRMCPIETPEGPNIGLINSLSTYAKINEFGFIESPYRKVDKEAGRVTNEIQYLTADEEDLFIRAQANEPLEEDGTFVNNRVVCRTKNGLVELVATNKVDFMDISPKQVVSIATAMIPFLENDDANRALMGSNMQRQAVPLVRREAPIIGTGVEYRAAKDSGAVVVAKNDGIADRVTADEIIIKREDGNRDRYKLLKFKRSNQGTCINQTPIINKGDQIKQGDVIADGPSTELGEVALGRNCFIAFMTWEGYNYEDAILINERLVKEDRLSTIHIEEYECEARDTKLGPEEITRDIPNVGESAIKNLDDRGIIRVGAEVDSGDILVGKVTPKGETELTAEERLLRAIFGEKAREVRDTSLKVPHGESGIIVDVKVFTRENGDDLSPGVNELVRCYIAKKRKITVGDKMAGRHGNKGVISRILPEEDMPFMEDGTPLDIVLNPQGIPSRMNIGQVLEVHLGLAAKTLGWHVATSVFDGAKEADIRSALTKAGYPEDGKLTLYDGRTGDTFDNRITVGYMYMLKLHHLVDDKLHARSTGPYSLVTQQPLGGKAQFGGQRFGEMEVWALEAYGAAHILQEILTVKSDDVVGRVRAYEAIVKGENIPEPGIPESFKVLIKELQSLCLDVKVLTEEDKEIDVRESLDADDTTGEFELDVIDNIKELEDNHIIEEIDEDLEEKDEDEDEEDIENVDFEEDVVYDEIDYDDTEDFDV; from the coding sequence ATGCCACATCCTGTCACGATAGGTAAAAGAACTAGAATGAGCTTTTCTAAGATAAAAGAAATAGCTGATGTACCAAATCTTATAGAATTACAAGTAGATTCTTATAAGTGGTTTATCGAAGAAGGTCTAAAGGAAGTATTTGAAGATATATCTCCAATAGAGGATTACACAGGGAATCTTATATTAGAGTTTGTTGACTATTCTTTAGAGGATAAGCCTAAATATGATATAGAAGAATGTAAAGATAGAGATGCTACATATTGTGCACCTCTAAAAGTTAAAGTAAGACTTATAAACAAAGAAACTGGAGAAATCAAAGAGCAAGAAGTTTTCATGGGAGACTTCCCATTAATGACAGAAAAGGGAACTTTCATTATTAATGGTGCTGAGAGAGTTATAGTAAGTCAATTAGTTAGATCTCCTGGGGTTTACTATGCCCTAGAAAGAGATAAGACAGGTAAGAAATTAATATCATCTACTGTTATACCTAACAGAGGTGCTTGGTTAGAATATGAAACAGATTCTAATGATGTTATATCTGTCAGAGTTGATAGAACTAGAAAACAACCAGTTACAGTCTTATTAAGAGCATTAGGAATAGGAACGGATGCAGAAATCATCGATCTTTTAGGAGAAGACGAAAGATTAGCTGCAACATTAGAAAAAGACAATACTACTTCTGTTGAAGAGGGTCTTATAGAAATATACAAAAAGTTAAGACCAGGTGAACCACCAACAGTAGAGAGTGCATCATCATTATTAAATGCATTATTCTTTGATCCAAAGAGATATGATTTAGCTAAAGTAGGTAGATATAAGTTTAATAAGAAACTTGCTTTATGTTATAGAATAATGAATAAAGTATCGGCTGAAGATATAGTTAACCAAGAAACAGGTGAAGTATTTGTTAAAGCTGGTGAAAAAATAAGCTATGAAACTGCTGTAGAAATACAAAATGCAGGTATTAACGTAGTTAATTTATTAGTTGATGATGAAAAGAATGTTAAAGTTATAGGGAATAATTTCGTAGATATTAAATCTCATATAAGCTTTGATATAGACGAATTAAATATAAAAGAAAAAGTTCACTATCCAACATTAAAAGAAATAATGGAAGAGTATAGTGATGAAGAAGAAATCAAAGAAGCTATAAAATCTAGAATAAAAGAGCTTATACCAAAGCATATATTATTAGATGATATAATAGCATCTATAAACTATGAATTCAACATATTCCATAATATTGGAAATATAGACGACATAGATCACTTAGGTAACAGAAGAATAAGATCAGTTGGTGAGTTATTACAAAACCAAGTGAGAATAGGTCTTTCTAGAATGGAAAGAGTTATAAAAGAAAGAATGACTGTTCAAGATATGGAAGCTATAACGCCACAAGCGTTAGTTAATATAAGACCTGTATCTGCAGCTATAAAGGAATTCTTCGGAAGTTCTCAGTTATCTCAGTTCATGGATCAAACTAACCCATTATCTGAATTAACACACAAGAGAAGATTATCAGCATTAGGACCAGGTGGACTTTCAAGAGAAAGAGCTGGATTCGAAGTGCGTGATGTTCATCATTCACACTATGGTAGAATGTGTCCGATAGAAACTCCAGAAGGACCAAACATCGGTCTTATAAACTCATTAAGTACTTACGCTAAAATAAATGAGTTTGGATTTATAGAGTCTCCTTATAGAAAGGTTGACAAGGAAGCTGGTAGAGTTACTAATGAAATTCAATACTTAACAGCTGATGAAGAAGATTTATTCATAAGAGCCCAAGCGAATGAACCATTAGAAGAAGATGGAACTTTTGTTAATAACAGAGTTGTATGTAGAACTAAAAATGGTTTAGTTGAATTGGTAGCAACTAATAAAGTTGACTTCATGGATATATCTCCAAAGCAAGTTGTTTCTATAGCGACTGCTATGATACCATTCTTAGAAAATGATGATGCCAACCGTGCACTTATGGGATCAAACATGCAACGTCAGGCCGTGCCTCTAGTTAGAAGAGAAGCACCAATCATAGGTACTGGAGTTGAGTACAGAGCTGCTAAAGATTCAGGAGCAGTTGTAGTTGCTAAGAATGATGGTATAGCTGATAGAGTAACAGCTGATGAAATAATCATAAAAAGAGAAGATGGAAATAGAGATAGATACAAATTACTTAAGTTTAAACGTTCAAACCAAGGTACTTGTATAAATCAAACTCCTATAATAAATAAAGGTGACCAAATAAAACAAGGTGACGTTATAGCAGATGGACCTTCTACTGAACTTGGAGAAGTAGCTTTAGGAAGAAACTGTTTCATAGCGTTCATGACTTGGGAAGGTTACAACTATGAGGATGCTATCTTAATAAACGAAAGATTAGTTAAAGAAGATAGATTATCAACAATCCATATAGAAGAATATGAATGTGAAGCTAGAGATACTAAGTTAGGACCAGAGGAAATAACTAGAGATATACCGAATGTTGGAGAAAGTGCTATAAAGAACTTAGATGACAGAGGTATAATAAGAGTAGGGGCTGAAGTAGATTCAGGAGATATATTAGTTGGTAAGGTAACTCCAAAGGGAGAAACTGAGCTTACTGCTGAAGAAAGATTACTTCGTGCTATATTCGGAGAAAAAGCTAGAGAAGTTAGAGATACTTCATTAAAAGTTCCTCATGGAGAATCTGGTATAATAGTTGACGTAAAAGTATTCACTAGAGAAAATGGAGATGACTTATCTCCAGGAGTTAATGAATTAGTTAGATGTTATATAGCTAAGAAGAGAAAAATAACAGTTGGAGATAAAATGGCCGGACGTCATGGTAACAAAGGGGTTATATCTAGAATATTACCTGAAGAAGACATGCCGTTTATGGAAGATGGAACTCCTCTTGATATAGTTCTTAACCCGCAAGGTATACCATCTCGTATGAACATCGGACAGGTGCTAGAAGTCCATTTAGGACTTGCAGCTAAAACTTTAGGATGGCATGTTGCTACTTCAGTATTCGATGGAGCTAAAGAAGCAGATATAAGAAGTGCGTTAACTAAGGCTGGATACCCAGAAGATGGGAAATTAACATTATACGATGGTAGAACAGGTGATACTTTTGATAATAGAATAACAGTAGGATACATGTACATGCTTAAACTACATCACTTGGTTGATGATAAGTTACATGCAAGAAGTACAGGACCATACTCTCTAGTAACTCAACAACCATTAGGTGGTAAAGCACAATTTGGTGGACAAAGATTCGGAGAGATGGAGGTTTGGGCTCTAGAAGCATACGGAGCTGCTCACATACTTCAAGAAATACTTACTGTTAAGTCAGATGATGTTGTAGGACGTGTTAGAGCGTACGAAGCAATAGTTAAAGGTGAAAATATACCTGAACCAGGAATACCAGAATCATTCAAGGTTCTTATAAAAGAACTTCAAAGTTTATGCTTAGATGTAAAAGTATTAACTGAAGAAGATAAAGAGATAGATGTTAGAGAATCTTTAGATGCAGATGATACAACAGGTGAATTTGAACTTGATGTTATAGATAACATTAAAGAGTTAGAAGATAACCATATAATAGAAGAAATTGATGAAGATTTAGAAGAAAAAGATGAAGATGAAGATGAAGAAGATATAGAAAACGTAGATTTCGAAGAAGACGTAGTTTATGATGAAATAGACTATGATGATACGGAAGACTTTGATGTATAA
- the rpoC gene encoding DNA-directed RNA polymerase subunit beta': protein MFELNNFESIKIALASPEKIRQWSRGEVKKPETINYRTLKPEKDGLFCERIFGPQKDWECHCGKYRRVRYKGVVCDRCGVEVTKAKVRRERMGHIELAAPMSHIWYFKGIPSRMGLLLDMSPRSLEKILYFASYVVINPGETGLNAKQLLTEKEYRTAVEKYGYNTFTVGMGAEAVKQLLQNIDLEQESKDLRADLKDSTGQKRVRTIRRLEVVEAFKKSGNKPEWMILEAIPVIPPDLRPMVQLDGGRFATSDLNDLYRRVINRNNRLKRLLELGAPDIIVRNEKRMLQEAVDALIDNGRRGRPVTGPGNRPLKSLSDMLKGKQGRFRQNLLGKRVDYSGRSVIVVGPELKFYQCGLPKKMALELFKPFVMDKLVKEGYAHNIKSAKSIVEKVKPEVWDVLEDVIKSHPVLLNRAPTLHRLGIQAFEPILVEGKAIKLHPLVCTAYNADFDGDQMAVHVPLSVEAQAEARFLMLSVNNILAPKDGTPITTPSQDMVLGCYYLTIEAQGGERGTGTIFKDYNELLLAYQNQAVELHSLVKMKIVLEDGRSSLVESTVGRFIFNENIPQNLGFVDRNVDEFGLEIDFLVDKKALGKIIDKCFRRHGNSDTAVMLDHIKSLGFKYSTRGGITVAVADMKIPEAKKAYISAAEEKVDKYEKAYRRGLISNEERYERVIETWTETTEKVTDALMENLDRLNNIFIMAHSGARGSKNQIRQLAGMRGLMANASGKTVEVPVKSNFREGLSVMEYFTSSHGARKGLADTALRTADSGYLTRRLVDVSQDVIVREVDCGTLDITEVAAIKDGNEVIEEIYDRIVGRYTIDAIVHPQTGEVIVEADSMIQEDEADQIVKAGIEQVEIRTVLNCKTNHGVCSKCYGRNLATGKEVNIGEAVGIIAAQSIGEPGTQLTMRTFHTGGVAGGDITQGLPRVEELFEARKPKGLAVITEISGRVEIDETGKRKEVVVIPETGESETYAIPYGSRIRVKQGQMVVAGDPLTQGSINPHDIVRVQGIGGVQEYIVKEVQRVYRMQGVDVNDKHIEVIVRQMLSKVKVEDPGDTDLLPGGYEDVLTFNKCNEEAIAQGLRPAVAKRTLLGITKASLATESFLSAASFQETTRVLTEAAIKGKEDHLIGLKENVIIGKLIPAGTGMKRYKNIAVETVED, encoded by the coding sequence TTGTTTGAATTAAACAATTTCGAGTCGATAAAGATAGCATTGGCTTCTCCAGAAAAAATAAGACAATGGTCTAGAGGAGAAGTAAAGAAGCCAGAAACTATAAACTACCGTACACTTAAGCCAGAAAAAGATGGTCTATTCTGTGAAAGAATATTTGGACCTCAAAAAGATTGGGAGTGTCACTGTGGTAAATATAGAAGAGTAAGATATAAAGGTGTAGTTTGTGATAGATGTGGAGTAGAAGTTACGAAAGCTAAGGTAAGAAGAGAAAGAATGGGACATATAGAGCTAGCAGCTCCTATGTCTCATATCTGGTACTTCAAAGGGATACCAAGTAGAATGGGTCTTTTACTTGATATGTCTCCTAGATCTTTAGAGAAGATATTATACTTTGCTTCATATGTTGTAATTAATCCAGGAGAAACAGGATTAAATGCAAAGCAATTATTAACAGAAAAAGAATACAGAACTGCTGTTGAAAAGTATGGATACAATACTTTCACTGTAGGTATGGGTGCTGAAGCTGTAAAACAATTATTACAAAATATTGATTTAGAGCAAGAAAGTAAAGACTTAAGAGCTGACTTAAAAGATAGCACAGGACAAAAAAGAGTTAGAACAATAAGAAGATTAGAAGTGGTAGAAGCTTTCAAAAAATCTGGTAATAAGCCAGAATGGATGATACTAGAGGCTATACCAGTAATACCACCAGATTTAAGACCAATGGTTCAATTAGATGGGGGAAGATTTGCAACTTCTGATTTAAATGATTTATATAGAAGAGTTATAAACAGAAATAACAGATTAAAGAGATTATTAGAACTTGGAGCTCCTGACATAATAGTAAGAAATGAAAAAAGAATGCTTCAAGAAGCAGTAGATGCTTTAATAGACAATGGTAGAAGAGGTAGACCTGTAACTGGACCTGGTAATAGACCACTTAAGTCATTATCAGATATGTTAAAAGGTAAGCAAGGACGTTTCCGTCAAAACTTACTTGGTAAACGTGTTGATTACTCGGGACGTTCGGTTATAGTTGTTGGACCAGAACTTAAATTCTATCAATGTGGTCTTCCAAAGAAAATGGCTCTTGAATTATTCAAGCCATTTGTTATGGATAAATTAGTTAAAGAAGGATATGCACACAACATAAAGAGTGCTAAATCTATAGTAGAGAAAGTTAAGCCAGAGGTTTGGGATGTATTAGAAGACGTTATAAAGAGTCATCCAGTACTACTTAACCGTGCGCCTACTCTTCATAGACTAGGTATCCAAGCATTTGAACCAATCTTAGTTGAAGGTAAAGCTATAAAGCTTCATCCACTTGTATGTACAGCGTACAATGCCGACTTCGATGGTGACCAGATGGCAGTACACGTTCCTTTATCAGTTGAAGCACAAGCGGAAGCAAGATTCTTAATGTTATCTGTTAACAATATACTTGCTCCTAAAGATGGTACTCCAATAACTACTCCTTCTCAGGATATGGTTTTAGGATGTTACTACTTAACAATAGAAGCTCAAGGTGGAGAAAGAGGAACTGGAACAATCTTCAAAGATTATAATGAATTATTACTTGCTTATCAAAATCAAGCTGTTGAATTACATTCATTAGTAAAAATGAAAATAGTGCTTGAAGATGGAAGAAGTTCATTAGTTGAAAGTACAGTAGGTAGATTTATATTTAATGAAAATATACCACAAAACTTAGGATTTGTTGACAGAAATGTAGATGAATTTGGATTAGAAATAGATTTCTTAGTTGACAAAAAAGCTTTAGGTAAAATCATAGATAAGTGTTTCAGAAGACATGGTAATTCAGATACTGCAGTAATGCTAGACCATATAAAATCTTTAGGATTTAAATATTCTACAAGAGGTGGTATAACAGTTGCTGTTGCTGATATGAAGATACCAGAAGCTAAGAAAGCTTATATATCTGCTGCTGAAGAAAAAGTTGATAAATATGAAAAAGCATATAGAAGAGGTTTAATATCTAATGAAGAAAGATATGAAAGAGTTATAGAAACTTGGACAGAAACTACTGAAAAAGTTACAGATGCTCTTATGGAAAACCTTGATAGATTAAATAATATATTCATAATGGCTCACTCTGGAGCCAGAGGTTCTAAGAACCAGATAAGACAGTTAGCTGGTATGCGTGGTCTGATGGCCAATGCATCAGGTAAAACAGTTGAAGTTCCAGTTAAATCTAACTTCCGTGAAGGTTTATCAGTAATGGAATACTTCACATCATCACATGGTGCTAGAAAGGGTCTTGCTGATACAGCACTACGTACTGCCGATTCAGGTTACTTAACAAGAAGACTTGTTGATGTCAGTCAAGATGTTATAGTAAGAGAAGTGGATTGTGGAACTTTAGATATAACTGAAGTAGCTGCTATAAAAGATGGAAATGAAGTAATAGAAGAAATATATGACAGAATAGTTGGTAGATATACTATAGATGCTATAGTGCATCCACAAACTGGTGAAGTTATAGTTGAAGCTGATTCTATGATACAAGAAGATGAAGCTGATCAAATAGTAAAAGCAGGAATAGAACAAGTTGAAATAAGAACAGTTCTTAACTGTAAAACAAACCATGGAGTTTGTTCTAAGTGTTATGGTAGAAACCTTGCAACAGGTAAGGAAGTTAACATAGGTGAAGCTGTAGGTATAATAGCTGCTCAGTCAATCGGTGAGCCGGGTACACAGCTTACAATGCGTACTTTCCATACAGGTGGGGTAGCCGGTGGAGATATAACTCAAGGTCTTCCTAGGGTTGAGGAATTATTTGAAGCCAGAAAGCCAAAAGGTTTAGCTGTTATAACTGAAATATCAGGTAGAGTTGAAATAGACGAAACTGGTAAGAGAAAAGAAGTTGTAGTAATACCAGAAACAGGTGAAAGTGAAACTTATGCAATACCTTACGGATCTAGAATAAGAGTAAAACAAGGTCAAATGGTTGTAGCCGGAGATCCTTTAACTCAAGGTTCTATAAATCCACATGATATAGTAAGAGTACAAGGTATAGGTGGAGTTCAAGAATATATAGTTAAAGAAGTCCAAAGAGTGTATAGAATGCAAGGGGTTGACGTTAACGATAAGCATATAGAAGTTATAGTAAGACAAATGCTATCTAAAGTTAAGGTTGAAGATCCAGGAGATACAGATTTATTACCAGGTGGATATGAAGATGTATTAACATTCAACAAGTGCAACGAAGAAGCTATAGCTCAAGGACTAAGACCAGCTGTTGCTAAGAGAACATTACTTGGTATAACTAAGGCATCTCTTGCTACAGAATCGTTCTTATCTGCTGCATCATTCCAAGAAACTACAAGAGTTTTAACTGAAGCAGCTATAAAAGGTAAGGAAGATCACTTAATAGGTCTAAAAGAAAATGTTATAATAGGTAAATTAATACCAGCTGGAACAGGTATGAAGAGATATAAAAACATAGCTGTTGAAACAGTTGAAGATTAA
- the rpsL gene encoding 30S ribosomal protein S12, protein MPTINQLVRKKRQAIEKKSTAPALQKGYDSLHKKITDASAPQKRGVCTSVKTVTPKKPNSALRKVARVRLTNGIEVSAYIPGEGHNLQEHSVVLIRGGRVKDLPGVRYHILRGTLDTAGVDKRMQARSKYGAKRPKAAKK, encoded by the coding sequence ATGCCAACGATTAACCAATTAGTTCGTAAAAAAAGACAAGCAATAGAAAAAAAATCTACTGCTCCAGCATTACAAAAAGGATATGATTCTTTACACAAGAAAATAACTGATGCAAGTGCTCCACAAAAAAGAGGAGTTTGTACTTCAGTAAAAACAGTTACTCCTAAGAAACCTAACTCAGCTTTAAGAAAAGTTGCGAGAGTTAGATTAACAAACGGAATAGAAGTTTCTGCTTATATACCAGGTGAAGGCCATAACTTACAAGAGCATAGTGTTGTTCTTATAAGAGGAGGAAGAGTAAAAGACCTTCCAGGGGTTAGATACCACATACTTAGAGGTACATTAGATACAGCAGGTGTTGATAAGAGAATGCAAGCTAGATCTAAGTACGGTGCTAAGAGACCTAAAGCTGCAAAGAAATAG
- the rpsG gene encoding 30S ribosomal protein S7, producing the protein MPRKGNVPKREVLADPLYGSKVVTKLINNLMIDGKKGKSQAIVYDAFAVIAEKTGEDALEVFNKAMENIMPVLEVKARRVGGANYQVPVEVRPERRQTLGLRWLVNYTRARGEKGMVEKLSKEIMDAANNTGASVKKKEDTHKMAEANKAFAHYRF; encoded by the coding sequence ATGCCAAGAAAAGGTAATGTTCCAAAGAGAGAAGTATTAGCAGATCCATTATACGGAAGTAAAGTGGTTACTAAGTTAATAAATAATTTAATGATAGATGGAAAAAAAGGAAAGTCTCAAGCGATAGTTTATGATGCTTTCGCTGTAATAGCTGAAAAAACAGGTGAAGATGCTCTAGAAGTATTCAACAAAGCTATGGAAAACATAATGCCTGTATTAGAAGTTAAAGCTAGAAGAGTTGGTGGAGCTAACTACCAAGTACCAGTTGAAGTTAGACCTGAAAGAAGACAAACTTTAGGTTTAAGATGGCTAGTAAATTACACTAGAGCTCGTGGAGAAAAAGGTATGGTTGAGAAGTTATCTAAAGAGATAATGGACGCTGCTAACAATACAGGAGCTTCAGTTAAGAAGAAAGAAGATACACATAAAATGGCAGAAGCTAATAAAGCATTTGCTCATTACAGATTCTAA
- the fusA gene encoding elongation factor G, producing MARKFPLERTRNIGIMAHIDAGKTTTTERILFYTGQTHKIGETHEGASQMDWMEQEKERGITITSAATTAAWKDHRINIIDTPGHVDFTVEVERSLRVLDGSVAVFCAKGGVEPQSENVWRQADNYGVPRVAFVNKMDIMGADFYNVVAMMKDRLAANAVPVQLPIGKEDWLEGEVDLVEMCAHIYKDDLGVEIIKTDIPEDMKELAQEWREKLVEAVAETDEELMMKYLEGEEFTVEEIKAALRKATIACELNPVFCGSAYKNKGVQLLLDGVVDYLPAPTDIASIKGILEDGEEAERHSSDEEPFSALAFKIMTDPFVGKLAFFRVYSGVISSGSYVLNATKNKRERLGRILQMHANTREEITEVYAGDIAAAVGLKDTTTGDTLCDPGHPIVLETMEFPEPVISVAIEPKSKAAQEKMGVALQKLVEEDPTFRVRTDEETGQTIISGMGELHLEIIVDRLLREFKVEANVGAPQVAYRETITQPVDIEYKYSKQSGGRGQYGHVKIRVNPQEPGAGYKFENKTVGGSVPKEYVGPTDAGIQGAMASGVVAGFPVVDVAVELYDGSYHEVDSSEMAFKMAGSMAMKEALRKGNAVLLEPYFKVEVVTPEDYMGDVMGGLNSKRGLIQGMEARSGAQVINAFVPLSEMFGYSTELRSSTQGRATYTMIFDHYEQVPASVAKKIAEGK from the coding sequence ATGGCTAGAAAGTTTCCTTTAGAAAGAACTAGGAATATAGGAATCATGGCTCATATAGATGCAGGAAAAACTACTACTACAGAAAGAATCCTATTCTATACAGGGCAAACTCATAAAATAGGAGAAACTCACGAAGGAGCTTCTCAAATGGACTGGATGGAGCAAGAGAAGGAGAGAGGTATAACAATAACTTCTGCTGCTACTACTGCTGCTTGGAAAGACCATAGAATAAACATAATAGATACACCAGGACACGTCGATTTCACAGTTGAGGTTGAAAGATCTCTAAGAGTTCTTGACGGTTCAGTTGCAGTATTCTGTGCTAAAGGTGGGGTTGAACCTCAATCTGAGAACGTATGGAGACAAGCTGATAACTACGGAGTACCTAGAGTGGCATTCGTAAATAAAATGGACATCATGGGTGCAGACTTCTACAATGTTGTAGCTATGATGAAAGATAGATTAGCTGCTAATGCAGTTCCAGTTCAATTACCAATAGGTAAAGAAGACTGGTTAGAAGGTGAAGTTGACCTTGTAGAAATGTGTGCTCACATATACAAAGACGACTTAGGAGTAGAAATAATAAAAACAGATATACCAGAAGATATGAAAGAATTAGCTCAAGAGTGGAGAGAAAAGCTTGTAGAAGCTGTTGCTGAAACTGATGAAGAGTTAATGATGAAATATCTTGAAGGTGAAGAATTCACTGTTGAAGAAATAAAGGCTGCTCTAAGAAAAGCTACTATAGCATGTGAACTTAACCCAGTATTCTGTGGTTCTGCTTACAAGAACAAAGGTGTTCAGTTATTATTAGATGGTGTTGTTGATTACTTACCAGCTCCAACTGATATAGCTTCTATAAAAGGTATATTAGAAGATGGTGAAGAAGCAGAAAGACATTCATCTGATGAAGAACCATTCTCAGCTTTAGCATTCAAAATAATGACTGACCCATTCGTTGGGAAGTTAGCATTCTTCAGAGTTTACTCTGGAGTAATATCAAGTGGATCTTACGTTCTAAACGCTACTAAGAATAAGAGAGAGAGATTAGGACGTATACTACAAATGCATGCTAATACTAGAGAAGAAATAACTGAAGTATATGCAGGAGACATAGCTGCAGCTGTTGGATTAAAAGATACTACTACTGGAGATACTTTATGTGATCCAGGTCATCCAATCGTACTTGAAACTATGGAATTCCCTGAGCCAGTTATATCTGTTGCTATAGAGCCTAAGTCAAAAGCTGCTCAAGAAAAAATGGGTGTTGCTCTTCAAAAATTAGTTGAAGAAGATCCAACTTTCAGAGTTAGAACTGATGAAGAAACAGGACAAACTATAATATCAGGTATGGGTGAATTACACTTAGAGATAATAGTTGATAGATTATTAAGAGAATTCAAAGTTGAAGCTAACGTTGGAGCTCCTCAAGTTGCTTATAGAGAAACTATAACTCAACCAGTTGATATAGAATACAAGTATTCTAAGCAATCAGGTGGTAGAGGACAATACGGTCACGTTAAGATCAGAGTTAACCCTCAAGAACCAGGTGCTGGTTACAAGTTCGAAAACAAAACTGTTGGTGGATCTGTACCTAAAGAATATGTTGGACCAACTGATGCAGGTATACAAGGTGCTATGGCATCTGGTGTAGTTGCTGGATTCCCAGTTGTTGACGTTGCTGTTGAATTATACGATGGTTCTTACCATGAAGTCGATTCATCAGAAATGGCATTCAAAATGGCTGGTTCAATGGCTATGAAAGAAGCTTTAAGAAAAGGAAATGCTGTACTGTTAGAGCCTTACTTCAAAGTAGAAGTTGTTACTCCTGAAGATTACATGGGAGACGTTATGGGTGGATTAAACTCTAAGAGAGGTTTAATACAAGGTATGGAAGCTAGATCTGGTGCACAAGTTATAAATGCATTCGTTCCACTTTCAGAAATGTTCGGATACTCTACTGAGTTAAGATCATCTACTCAAGGTCGTGCAACTTACACAATGATATTCGACCACTACGAGCAAGTTCCAGCTTCAGTTGCTAAGAAAATAGCTGAAGGAAAATAA